Proteins encoded by one window of Salvia splendens isolate huo1 chromosome 14, SspV2, whole genome shotgun sequence:
- the LOC121766166 gene encoding oleoyl-acyl carrier protein thioesterase 1, chloroplastic-like: protein MLLRGGAFSACNAAADVSGKCRFPGVIRLPRPESLHVASVATGEPMSKPQEPSCHPSLADRLRLGSLNEDGLSYKEKFIVRCYEVGINKTATVETIANLLQEVGCNHAQYVGFSTDGFATTLSMRKYHLIWVTARMHIEIYKYPAWSDVVEIETWCQSEGRIGTRRDWILKDYSTGEVIGRATSKWVMMNQDTRRLQKVTDEVRDEYLVYCPKSLRLAFPEENNASLKKIAKLDDPADHSKVGLVPRRADLDMNQHVNNVTYIGWVLESMPQEIIDSHELQTITLDYRRECQQDDVVDSLTSSEPAIGDMVSGHRTNGTPVAAARDENDRLQFLHLLRLSNDGSEINRGRTEWRKKPAKR from the exons ATGCTGCTGAGGGGAGGGGCCTTTTCGGCATGCAACGCCGCCGCCGACGTTAGCGGAAAATGCCGTTTTCCCGGCGTCATTCGGCTGCCGCGGCCGGAGTCGCTGCATGTGGCGTCGGTGGCGACAGGCGAGCCGATGAGTAAGCCGCAGGAGCCGAGCTGCCACCCGAGCCTCGCCGACCGGCTGCGGCTCGGCAGCTTGAATGAAGACGGCTTGTCGTATAAGGAGAAGTTCATAGTGCGATGCTATGAGGTTGGGATTAACAAAACCGCCACCGTTGAAACCATAGCCAATCTCTTGCAG GAGGTTGGTTGCAACCATGCTCAATATGTTGGGTTCTCGACTGATGGATTTGCTACTACGCTTTCCATGAGAAAATATCATCTCATATGGGTGACTGCTCGAATGCACATCGAGATCTACAAATACCCTGCCTG GAGTGACGTGGTTGAGATCGAGACATGGTGCCAAAGCGAGGGAAGGATAGGCACAAGACGCGATTGGATTCTCAAAGATTATTCTACTGGTGAAGTCATTGGTCGGGCGACCAG CAAGTGGGTGATGATGAACCAAGATACGAGGCGGCTGCAAAAAGTCACTGATGAAGTGCGTGATGAATATCTAGTTTATTGCCCCAAATCGCTTA GACTAGCTTTTCCAGAAGAGAATAATGCTAGCTTGAAGAAAATAGCTAAACTTGATGACCCTGCTGATCATTCCAAAGTCGGGCTTGTG CCTAGACGAGCTGATTTGGACATGAACCAGCATGTAAACAATGTCACCTACATCGGATGGGTTCTTGAG AGCATGCCTCAAGAGATCATAGACAGTCACGAGCTGCAGACTATAACGTTGGATTACAGGCGCGAATGTCAGCAAGATGATGTAGTCGACTCGCTCACGAGCTCTGAGCCGGCCATAGGCGACATGGTCTCAGGGCATCGAACTAACGGCACTCCGGTTGCTGCTGCAAGAGACGAGAACGACCGCCTTCAGTTTCTGCATCTCCTGAGATTATCTAACGACGGCTCTGAGATCAACCGGGGTCGCACTGAATGGAGGAAGAAACCCGCAAAGAGATGA